A part of Saliniradius amylolyticus genomic DNA contains:
- a CDS encoding helicase-related protein yields the protein MPSLPIDELASQFRQQLRTHDLVVTAETGSGKSTRLPLWASEQGKVLVVEPRRIACVALARYLARQRDEQPGESVGYAIRFESRVSKASQVVFVTPGVALRWLSEDGLAGYAVVMLDEFHERRWDTDLLLALLKKRQQHRLLLTSATIESEKIARFVGGQTLHAEGRTYPVTIRHQSGDLRQMPTTRQLSQRVKGVIEQALNESDKDILVFLPGKKEIREAMEACQTLPVLCLGLHAGSDEQTQSQALNKQPRQRVIFTTNVAETSLTIPNVGVVIDSGLERRTHLRGGRMVLGLDPIAMDAAAQRAGRAGRTSAGLCIRLYGQHAPLNATTPVQLQRESLEDFVLSAACCGEDVTVLPLLSPPDEKALQRALTLLQELDAIDQQRVVTAHGRALHPLPVAMTLSHLLVRMPTSALKQAMADIAAVIAAGGKTYSVPMGADWEKLTEQVNPLCDASLLVRWLREPQSLPLTYDQAQWREARRYSQALRSIFGLPSLEESETFDRSELVATTLKASPTSGFVKRRNRRGAFGNGDIEVVLGDASIVDEQSEAIVVLDSFSLAGRAVKDSKTFATVAMPVGHQELARVGLGEREYREPRIQGQKIVQLEVQNYAGVEIMRREVTASGKTLLAALTELIGRQALFAGVYPQLDEHINAYGLYCQLKGEKAVIPTPSEHIHKRLVTLGVESLDDLALIEAHDLAFDGIPEWELADFLDTYPQQVTLPSLLMTVDYQPGAKRLTLHYHSGQRKDPPKRWELPAWSGWRIRYQKASKVVDIK from the coding sequence GGTGACCGCCGAGACGGGCTCAGGTAAATCGACCCGCTTACCTCTGTGGGCCAGTGAACAGGGCAAAGTCTTGGTGGTCGAGCCCAGACGTATCGCCTGCGTGGCTCTGGCCCGTTACCTGGCCAGGCAGCGTGATGAACAGCCCGGTGAGTCTGTCGGCTATGCCATTCGGTTTGAGTCCCGGGTCAGTAAAGCTTCTCAGGTTGTTTTTGTAACGCCCGGGGTGGCTTTGCGCTGGTTGAGTGAAGATGGCCTGGCCGGTTATGCGGTGGTGATGCTGGATGAATTCCACGAGCGGCGCTGGGATACGGACCTGTTGTTGGCGCTGCTGAAGAAACGCCAGCAGCATCGATTGCTGCTCACGTCGGCCACGATTGAATCGGAGAAAATAGCCCGGTTTGTTGGTGGCCAGACGCTGCACGCCGAAGGGCGCACTTATCCGGTGACGATTCGCCATCAGTCCGGTGACCTGCGGCAGATGCCTACGACTCGTCAGTTGAGTCAGCGGGTTAAAGGGGTCATAGAGCAGGCGTTGAATGAGAGTGATAAGGATATCCTGGTGTTTTTGCCGGGCAAGAAGGAGATCCGCGAGGCCATGGAGGCCTGTCAGACATTACCGGTTTTGTGTCTGGGACTGCATGCCGGCAGCGATGAGCAGACTCAGTCACAGGCTCTGAATAAACAGCCAAGGCAGAGGGTGATCTTTACCACCAATGTGGCGGAAACCTCCCTGACTATTCCCAACGTAGGAGTCGTGATCGACTCAGGACTGGAGAGACGCACTCACCTAAGAGGTGGGCGTATGGTGCTGGGATTGGACCCCATCGCGATGGATGCCGCCGCTCAGCGGGCCGGACGGGCCGGGCGCACCAGTGCCGGGCTCTGCATTCGCCTTTATGGCCAGCATGCCCCGTTAAATGCCACCACGCCGGTGCAGCTGCAGCGCGAGTCATTGGAAGACTTTGTGTTATCCGCAGCGTGCTGCGGTGAGGATGTAACGGTGTTGCCACTGTTATCCCCACCCGACGAAAAGGCGCTGCAACGGGCACTGACTCTATTGCAAGAACTGGACGCTATCGACCAGCAGCGAGTGGTAACGGCGCATGGACGGGCACTGCATCCGTTACCGGTGGCAATGACTCTTAGCCACCTGTTGGTCAGGATGCCTACCAGCGCCCTTAAGCAAGCGATGGCCGATATTGCGGCGGTAATTGCCGCTGGTGGCAAGACGTATTCGGTGCCTATGGGAGCCGATTGGGAGAAACTGACTGAACAGGTGAACCCCCTGTGTGATGCCAGTTTGCTGGTACGCTGGCTGCGTGAGCCTCAATCCTTGCCGCTAACCTACGATCAAGCCCAGTGGCGGGAAGCAAGGCGATACAGTCAGGCGTTGAGAAGCATCTTTGGCTTGCCGTCACTGGAGGAAAGCGAAACATTTGACCGCTCTGAGTTAGTGGCCACGACTCTTAAGGCGAGCCCAACGTCGGGCTTTGTGAAGCGGCGTAACCGTCGCGGTGCTTTTGGTAATGGCGATATCGAGGTGGTTCTGGGGGATGCGTCCATAGTGGATGAGCAGAGCGAAGCCATTGTGGTGCTGGATAGCTTTTCATTAGCTGGCAGGGCGGTAAAAGACAGCAAGACCTTTGCCACCGTGGCGATGCCGGTTGGGCATCAGGAGCTGGCGCGGGTCGGACTGGGAGAGCGAGAGTATCGGGAGCCGCGCATTCAGGGTCAGAAGATTGTTCAGCTTGAGGTGCAAAACTATGCCGGCGTCGAAATTATGCGGCGCGAGGTGACGGCCAGTGGGAAAACCCTGTTGGCCGCCTTAACCGAACTGATTGGCCGACAGGCGTTGTTTGCCGGTGTCTATCCACAGTTGGACGAACACATCAATGCTTACGGGCTCTATTGTCAGCTTAAGGGCGAGAAGGCTGTTATTCCGACGCCCAGTGAGCACATCCATAAACGATTAGTGACTCTGGGGGTGGAAAGTCTCGACGATTTGGCACTTATCGAAGCGCATGATCTTGCCTTCGACGGTATCCCGGAGTGGGAATTGGCAGACTTTCTGGACACCTACCCTCAGCAAGTGACCTTGCCATCACTGTTGATGACGGTGGACTATCAGCCCGGAGCCAAGCGTCTGACCTTACATTATCACAGTGGGCAGCGCAAAGATCCGCCCAAGCGCTGGGAACTGCCGGCCTGGTCTGGTTGGCGCATTCGTTACCAAAAAGCCAGTAAGGTGGTGGATATTAAGTAA
- a CDS encoding aminoacyl-tRNA deacylase yields MSMTPRINEYLNEHHIAYQTRSHQHSHSSVGTAITAEIDFTQVAKAVVLEDHEGRKLMAVLPTNRKINIARLRDELHRDFHLLHEQDVYKLFRDCDLGAIPPIAQAYNMDCIYDDALMDQDEIYLEAGDHETLIKMDRDSFRQLMEGAHHASFSYEYMH; encoded by the coding sequence ATGTCTATGACCCCACGCATTAACGAATACCTGAACGAGCATCATATTGCTTATCAGACCCGCTCACACCAACACAGCCACAGTTCGGTGGGCACAGCGATTACGGCAGAAATCGACTTTACTCAGGTCGCTAAGGCCGTGGTACTGGAAGATCATGAGGGCCGTAAACTCATGGCAGTGCTGCCTACCAACCGCAAGATTAACATAGCCCGGCTCAGAGATGAGTTACACAGGGACTTCCACCTGCTGCACGAGCAGGATGTGTACAAGCTGTTTCGGGACTGTGATCTGGGTGCGATTCCGCCCATAGCTCAGGCCTATAACATGGACTGCATCTACGACGATGCACTGATGGACCAGGATGAGATCTATCTGGAAGCCGGCGACCATGAAACGCTGATCAAGATGGATCGTGACAGCTTCCGGCAACTGATGGAAGGCGCTCATCACGCCAGCTTCAGTTACGAATATATGCACTAG
- a CDS encoding M14 family zinc carboxypeptidase, translating into MQAIKRSLLTLSLLGISALSHGAPSGVERISPEGHYQPETPRVETKLGYPIGSRISSPEQVHQYFQALQAAHPERIQLIQYGQSWEGRPLYVAVLSSAENLAKLDDYKTGMQALADPRQTSESEARRLMKELPASVWLSYGVHGNEISSPEAAMMTAYHLLGDTSDKTQQWLDNTLVFIVPSQNPDGRARFVSRYYMTTGLEHSADRRSAEHNEPWPKGRTNHYLFDLNRDWISLTQPEIRSQARAFLDYYPLVFVDLHEMSGDSSYYFTPEARPYNPLIADPQRETLDWIGRNNGKWFDAKGFDFFTREIYDAFYPGYGASWPLYHGSVAMTYEMASARGHQFRQKDGDLLTYADGVERHFIASLSTIETVSQKRTPLLEKFWQYRQQSIEAGEDSDQRSLILPAQDDPAAARKLASLLVEQGIEVEQATQEFEFCGEDYAEGAYVIDLAQPTHRLIRTLTDKQIDMADDFLDKQRQRRHNNLPDQIYDVTGWSLPQMFNLQMDYCDDAPDMARQTVTEGRIQPGKIINPNASVAFLVRWGDMNAGRFLTAALRQGLSVKQSEEAFRHDKAGKFAGGSLILTLADNPREDLLDRLQTLVQQTGATLHGVNSSWVVEGPSFGSPRVHSLYAPTIAMAWDQPVAQYNAGNTRFVIERQMGYPVMAIRTQHLVSDKLDGLDVLILPETRGSYDEVFDEKVVEKIQRWVKGGGVLLTLGNASGWAAKAGLLDTKIERAIPEEGVEKPAEENVVNGIAIDSKRAMLEEIRAHHADPSWVSGALVNAEVDPGHWLSAGVKSQVTSVFNGNTILAPIDIDKGRNIAWFSGKENLIASGFLWDESKQQLPYKPLLVWQPAGDGMIISFTQVPTYRAQVDGLNVLLMNALFLAPAVTQ; encoded by the coding sequence ATGCAGGCGATCAAACGCAGTTTATTGACGCTCTCATTACTGGGCATCAGTGCCCTGAGCCATGGCGCCCCCTCCGGAGTAGAGCGTATCTCCCCAGAAGGTCACTATCAGCCAGAAACCCCCAGGGTTGAAACGAAGCTTGGATACCCTATCGGCAGTCGAATCTCCTCACCGGAGCAGGTACACCAATATTTCCAGGCATTGCAAGCCGCTCACCCTGAGCGCATTCAACTGATCCAATACGGCCAAAGCTGGGAAGGACGACCACTGTATGTGGCTGTGCTATCCAGTGCGGAGAATCTGGCAAAGCTCGATGACTATAAAACAGGCATGCAGGCGCTGGCGGACCCGCGTCAGACGTCTGAATCTGAAGCCAGACGGCTAATGAAAGAACTGCCTGCCAGCGTCTGGCTATCCTACGGCGTGCACGGCAATGAAATATCTTCGCCGGAGGCGGCGATGATGACGGCTTACCATCTGCTGGGCGATACAAGCGATAAAACACAGCAATGGCTGGACAATACCCTAGTTTTTATCGTCCCCAGTCAGAACCCCGACGGCCGGGCCCGTTTTGTCAGTCGCTATTATATGACCACAGGGCTGGAGCATTCTGCCGACCGTCGCAGCGCCGAGCATAACGAACCCTGGCCCAAAGGGCGCACCAACCACTATCTGTTTGATTTGAACCGTGACTGGATTTCCCTGACTCAACCGGAGATCCGCTCTCAGGCCAGAGCGTTCCTTGACTATTATCCGCTGGTGTTTGTAGACCTGCATGAGATGAGTGGTGACTCCAGCTACTACTTCACTCCCGAGGCCCGGCCCTATAACCCCCTGATTGCCGATCCTCAGCGCGAAACCCTGGACTGGATTGGCCGCAATAACGGCAAGTGGTTCGACGCCAAGGGCTTTGACTTCTTCACCCGCGAGATTTACGACGCCTTCTACCCCGGCTATGGAGCCAGCTGGCCGTTGTACCATGGCTCGGTTGCCATGACCTACGAAATGGCTTCGGCCCGGGGTCATCAATTCAGACAAAAAGACGGCGATCTGCTGACCTACGCCGACGGTGTCGAACGTCACTTTATTGCCTCACTATCCACCATCGAGACCGTGTCACAAAAGCGCACACCGCTGCTGGAAAAGTTCTGGCAATATCGACAGCAGTCTATTGAGGCAGGTGAGGACAGCGACCAGCGCAGCCTGATTTTACCTGCCCAGGATGATCCAGCTGCGGCCCGCAAACTGGCCTCTCTGTTGGTAGAACAGGGCATTGAGGTAGAGCAAGCTACTCAGGAGTTCGAGTTTTGTGGCGAGGACTACGCCGAGGGAGCCTATGTCATCGATTTGGCCCAGCCGACCCACCGACTGATTCGCACCCTGACCGATAAGCAGATCGACATGGCCGATGACTTTCTGGACAAACAACGTCAGCGCCGCCACAACAACCTGCCGGATCAGATTTACGATGTCACCGGTTGGTCACTGCCACAGATGTTTAATCTGCAAATGGATTACTGTGATGATGCCCCGGATATGGCTCGCCAGACAGTCACCGAAGGTCGTATTCAGCCTGGCAAAATCATCAATCCCAACGCTTCGGTGGCCTTTTTGGTGCGTTGGGGCGATATGAACGCCGGACGCTTCCTGACAGCCGCATTGCGCCAGGGGCTTTCGGTTAAGCAGAGCGAGGAGGCCTTCCGCCACGATAAAGCCGGTAAGTTCGCCGGCGGCTCACTGATTCTGACCCTGGCCGATAATCCTCGGGAGGATCTGTTAGACAGATTACAGACACTGGTGCAGCAAACCGGTGCGACCCTTCACGGGGTTAACAGTAGTTGGGTCGTTGAAGGTCCCAGCTTCGGGTCACCGAGGGTCCATTCATTGTATGCGCCTACTATTGCCATGGCCTGGGATCAGCCTGTGGCGCAATATAACGCCGGTAATACGCGCTTTGTCATCGAGCGGCAGATGGGCTACCCGGTGATGGCCATCCGCACCCAACACCTGGTCAGCGACAAGCTGGATGGACTGGATGTGCTGATTTTACCCGAGACTCGCGGTAGCTACGACGAGGTCTTTGACGAGAAAGTTGTCGAAAAAATTCAGCGCTGGGTTAAAGGCGGCGGTGTGTTATTAACTCTGGGCAATGCCTCGGGCTGGGCAGCAAAAGCCGGACTGTTGGACACCAAGATAGAACGTGCCATTCCTGAAGAGGGCGTTGAAAAGCCAGCCGAGGAAAACGTCGTAAACGGCATTGCCATCGACTCCAAACGCGCCATGCTGGAGGAGATCCGTGCGCATCACGCCGATCCTTCATGGGTGTCTGGCGCGCTGGTGAATGCCGAGGTGGACCCGGGTCACTGGCTGAGCGCCGGTGTTAAGTCTCAGGTCACCAGCGTGTTTAACGGCAACACCATTTTGGCCCCTATCGACATCGATAAAGGCCGCAATATCGCCTGGTTTTCCGGTAAAGAGAACTTGATCGCCAGCGGCTTTTTATGGGACGAGTCCAAACAACAACTGCCCTACAAACCCCTGCTGGTATGGCAACCTGCGGGCGACGGGATGATCATCAGTTTTACCCAGGTGCCCACCTACCGCGCCCAGGTGGATGGGCTGAATGTATTGCTGATGAATGCCCTGTTTCTGGCCCCGGCTGTGACACAGTAG